Sequence from the Cydia splendana chromosome 10, ilCydSple1.2, whole genome shotgun sequence genome:
TCGATCAAAGTTTTGAATGCAGTTTACCTTAGAAATCGGCAATATGActagtagagaatgccttatggcattaagtccgccttttgtactataaggttttcttttgtgcaataaagattaaataaataaataaatataacgtaAATTGCATTCAAACTCTTGCTAGTCTAAGCTTCGCTTTACTTACCAACTAACTTTATAGTCGCTTCGTTAAGCCAGAGCACACCGGcagcgtgtgcgtgacgtgcacgtgagcgtgcgctaaaatgttggagccgcacaagtcacgcaagcggtgtgccgtctctcataaggatctgttaaatacaacgcgcacgtgcacgtgcacgtctacgcacacgcatccggtgtgcacaggcctttagtcCTGGACTCGTGACAATTCAGTCGTAGTCGTCATTGTTGACATTGTCATGTGGTTAATTTGGTGTTATATATGAGAATTTTGACAGTTCAGTTTGACCACTAGACCACCCGGCCACAGACCATTCCCAAATTCTCTGGTGTATGCTATCATTGAAAGGCTAGGTGCCTTTGACCAACTTTAAGGTCGAGCAGTATGTGCTTTCACCTCCTATACGAATCCTTTACTACTGGATTACGGTATAGTGAGAGAGATGGTGCTGCCATATATCCAAGTAGGgaataaatcaaattattttatgtattttattaaatatttttctggtttgtgtttttaagtagtcacactaatatgtataaatatagatggtcaagcaaatcttgtcagtagaaaaaggcggcaaatttaaaaatgtaggcgcgaaagggtATCGTcccatataaaatttgaatttcgcgcctttttctattgacaagatttgcttgaccatctataaattataaactgaaatagacaaagttataattgtaatttaattctatataaaaataaacagtttatttttttttaaggccagagcacaccggctgcgtgtgcgtagacgtgcacgtgcacgtgcgcgtgcgttAAAATGTTTGAGccgcgcacgcacacgtcacgcaagcggtgtgccgtctctcataaggatctgcatattacaacgcgcacggTCATGTGCAATGGATCAACGTTATTGCAAACACTACGAATACTTATCAGTCTACAAGACAGTTGAAGTTGCTATTAGTACGATGAGCGGATAAACTAGTATTTTAGTGCCTTTAGTGGTTGTGAATATAATCACTCGTCTAATCCTAACTTTTCGAATTCTTAGACTTCTTTCCGCCATTTCAGGCGCATTAACACAATAGATGGTCCTATTTATCAAGCTaagtttgaatttatttatcattttgtGTATTGGGATGTACCTAGtaggtatgtaataattaagtaAAGCCTGCGACAAAATAATATACAAGAAAAGAAGTAAATGCATTTATTTAACGTCACAATTTAAGATCACATTATGagtttatttacaaaacaaaatacctacctaccacaAAGACGCATGATgatgggcattttcatttaacttgtactttaaagcgcgacttaagtcgtgtttcagtaacgtctaaccgttacattcctgacaaaatgtatgggattagttttgtaacgattgctatccggccgttaaaggtgcacaGTTTAGTGAAAATGCCCTGATACGTCAATGAGAAAGTCAATATCTGTACTTAACCATAGAAGATATTGATATttatgatatgatgatgataaaacACACAAAGCGGGCAATCGATTAAGATTACCTAGATATAATTCTGCTAGGTACACAATTAAAGACTGATtttcaataaatatataaaagccGGCCGTAAATAGTATATTTTACAGCTTTACAGTACTTACAGAGTATTTAGTATAAGGTCAGATGGGGTAAGacaaagataatttattttactcGGGGTAAGAataacagtatgaggattccttACAAGTGTTACTATTGTTCCAGTGTTTGTCTTACCCCATCATCTGAccttaataaacaaaataaaaacgctAAAAAGAAGTTTTTCTCCAAATTCGCCTGTGTGATCTCAATGGAACTCGTTATAGACGTTATATAAAGACCTACTCCGTCGATTTAGGGTGACCACACGGCCACGTCTCCGGTTTTTCAGTCGTAGTCGTTGTCCGTTTGCATCCGCACGGCAGTCGCGGCGGTTCCGTCGTCGTTGTCGTTCTCGGCGTCTCACACGGCGGCGTCGGCGGGATTGTTATACACGGCTTTTCAGTTGTCTTTGTCGGGGGGAGAGTAATAGTAATACATCCCGGCGCTTCGGTGGTCACTGTCTTCTTTGTACGCACTAAACTCTCCAGTTCTTTAGTCTTTACGAACTTTTTGTCTTTCTCTGAAAGCTTTGTTTTAACCGTGTCTGACCTGATAGTTCCATCCGGGTTGGTTACGATTTTATGTCGAGTGACATTCTTGgcaatttttatttcttttaatcTTTGTTGTTGTTCTTTTGTTAAACTATCTTGTTCTTCGATCCCGCCTTGTATGAGGGTGTGGTTCGTCTGGTCGTAGGAATCGGTCAATAATTTCGTTTTATTTTTGGTCTTGGTTTTGTCGACAATGATTGTGACGGTACTGCCGTCTTTCCTTAGTTTGGTCTTTACTTTTTCCTTGCTTTTGGTGTCAGATTTGGCTGTGGAAAATTGTTTTGTAAGTTTgtgtttgttgttgttttgtaaattgttttgttttgtaagtATGTCATAAAACCCATTACcaaagttaataaaaaaaaaaacattgttcaaTTGTTgccttttataattattataatgcaacaagcaatcaaaagtaaaaatatgctTCTGACTTAGGCGTTATTGTGGACGAAAACCTTaactttaaaaaacatattacgGCTACGTCTGGTAGGGTTCGCAAACTTATATACACTATGAAACTTTTACGGGAGGTTGCGGATACTCACCTGCTTCGAATTGTGTATTTGGCACTGTGTCAATCTATTTTAGGTTATTGTGTACTCGCTTGGGGTGGTTCTGCTAAATCAACTTTAATCATTCTAGAGCGAGCACAAAGAGCAGTTCTGAAGGTCTGCCTGGGACTCCCCCGTCGGTATTCTACGTCTGAACTTTTCAACAAAGCGCACGTCTTAAGTGTTCGTAAACTATTTTTACTGCGTGCTTCCCTTTACGTACACAATCAGATCTGTCATGATCCTAATCAAAAAGACATGATACTAAAAAGAGTCTATAAAATCCCTATACCCCTTGTTAAAACAACTTTTGCTATGAGATTCTCGTCTTATCTCTTTCCacatttatataataaattagtaaaaatCTGCGATATAAGGCACTGTGATTTACCTGAAGCAAAAAAGCAAATCAAACCCCTACTATTTTcttggagttatgatgagtcaGAGGACATTTTGAAATGACTATAGTTAGTTATAGACTTCAACATTATGTTGCGTCAGATCCCAAAAGATGAATAACATGCACGGCTACTCTTCTTCTCTTCTGTTTGTCGTAGGtaatacgtacatacatacatactcacATATATACACACATACCTTCACATAAACACTTTCACTTCACagtcatttaataaaaattcttagtttttattaattttaatgtacctagatttaataataaatcgTATTTGGCTTAGATCCCCACGTCACAGGCtaagcctagtgtggggatcactgtacttCACCTATGTAACATCCAaactatgaaataaatatgttttgaatttttgaattttttgaatTTGACTTACTTTTGAGTTGTGATGAATTTCttgaaactgaaaataaaataaagaacgTTAATTGTCAATAACagttcaaaattattatttaggtatttcgtaATTCATTAGATAGTAGTAACTGTGGATTCTTACCTTTGGATATAATTTCCGTTCGAGGCCCCTCTGTAATATAACAACGTAAAATAAtgataaaatagaataaacacaAGAACAACGAATCTACTTTGAAATACCTACCTTAGATAGGTACTTGCCCATATCGTATGGTGTGTGGTTAGTAATGGAACGTGATGGTGATATAATTTTGTCATGTTAGCATGTCGAATTGCCCCCATGTCTGTAAGATACCTACTATGTGGAAAGGATATTTTATCTTAATGAATTAAAACTTACCAGGAGTTTTGTCGGTGCGAGACTGGATCACAGGCGTCTTGTCTGTAACGATGATTGGGCCCtggcaaaaaaaaagtttaatttttaacaaactttgtACTTAATTACTACGCTTACTACGTCGGCGGGACTGTTATACACACCGGCTCTTCAGTGGTCGTTGTCTTTTtcggcggcggcgtcggcgGGATTGTTATACACGGCGTTTCAGTTGTCTTTGTCGGGGGGAGAGTAATAGTAATACACCCCGGCGCTTCGGTGGTCACTGTCTTCTTTGTACGCACTAAACTCTCCAGTTCTTTAGTCTTTACGAACTTTTTATCTTTCTCTGAAAGCTTTGTTTTAACCGTGTCTGACCTGATAGTTCCATCCGGGTTGGTTACAATTTTATGTCGAGTGACATTCTTGgcaatttttatttcttttaatcTTTGTTGTTGTTCTTTTGTTAAACTATCTTGTTCTTCGATTCCGCCTTGTATGAGGGTGTGGTTCGTCTGGTCGTAGGAATCGGTCAATAATTTCGTTTTATTTTTGGTCTTGGTTTTGTCGACAATGATTGTGACGGTACTGCCGTCTTTCCTTAGTTTGGTCTTTACTTTTTCCTTGCTTTTGGTGTTAGATTTGGCTGTGGAAAATTGTTTTGTAAGTTTgtgtttgttgttgttttgtaaattgttttgttttgtatgtCATAAAACCCATTACcaaagttaataaaaaaaaaaacattgttcaaTTGTTgccttttataattattataatgcaacaagcaatcaaaagtaaaaatatgctTCTGACTTACTTTTGAGTTGTGATGAATTTCttgaaactgaaaataaaataaagaacgTTAATTGTCAATAACagttcaaaattattatttaggtatttcgtaATTCATTAAATAGTAGTAACTGTCGATTCTTACCTTTGGATATAATTTCCGTTCGAGGCCCATCTGTAATGTAACAACATACAATAATGATAAAATTGAATAAATACAAGAAAAACAAATCTACTttgaaatacctacctacgtcaAAATCTTAGATAGGTACTTGTCCATATCGTATCTTGTGTGGTTAGTAATGGCACGCGATGGTGATATCATTTTGTCATGTTAGCATGTCGAATTGCCCCCATGTCTGTAAGATACCTACCaggttcacttcctaagaaagttatgtccccaaataattgcgcatgtatgcgcctgaagcttctatgtgtgTTATGGCAtcctagaaaaagttgccagtagtcaaaataaaaacatttttctacagcaatattgctcccaactaagatttaaattttcacgatttttttttcattattaatcataaaacgggacttaaaacactAAACTTaactacacgcgattaagttatataatgaatatttgcttccaactgtctttatcaatgttcataaaatatatggagggtaggtacgtctacccaacataataaaaaaatatatgtatttgtcaatgactctgtccaactgctgtggttaaagttcataacgaaaattttatttattaaatctttaaataataaatacaacgtagcggtactaccacttaagactctgtaagtctgtacctacatggattacagcaatgcatatagaaaatgtgctaaatgcggagcaacggctgttgaagatacatattattatttgagtgaaattcataGGCTTCATAGCATTactgggttcagaaggaaccgcgtcataacgcatctggaaagcgtattaattaaccgtgaagaaatgtatgaatacaagttggaaatagTGTAAAAAgccgtgtgtaaagtgtagtgtatctgcgtgtgtaaagtgtaataggtacgcatgcctaaagttatttgtattatactgaaaactttgtgaatgcgctttattaatgtctatttttttattaagttgtcagggtttaattttcagtgtatatttctatatgcaaaacatttttttaataaataaaataatacaatgttaatgttataaacataaatatgccttttatttaaatcaattgataataccacaaacaaggggtaatatttgcatctttcatatatttcgtgatatgaagataacaaatatgtttatcaacagaattactacctatacCAATACCCgtcaggctaaaccggttgtcaactttagttccattggtacacaacgacggcgccactagtataaacgtataaacggttggggacatttttttgtatgtagttaccgttcttctcctagtgagtattatattctttgataccTACTATGTGGAAAGGATATTTATCTTAATGAATTAAAACTTACCAGGAGTTTTGTCGGTGGGAGACTGGATCACAGGCGGCTTGTCTGTAACGATGATTGAGCCCtggcaaaaaaaaagttttatttttaacaaactttgtACTTACTACCTACGCTGTTAATattaagagttttttttttgtaaatatttcacATTACTATAAGTAATATTAATAGACTATAGTAACATGATAAGGTAATCAGCTGCAGAGTTAGTATAAACACCGTGACATGGGTCTGAAGCTGACTTTACATGAAATTCTAATCGAAAATTGTACGGCACCTTAGCTAGTGTAAAAATCATACGTCCATATTTTCCTCACttttactctgtatctttaggtatttaaataaaagtaaacaaacaaattgtacattttcgggtagtcataacatttattggttaacccatggtataataatatactccgcctggtactccattcccgtcttttctaggtcacctaactgacacgggcctacgtcatcatgcgacagcgctatatgataatatgcgatagcgctatatatagcggccatgttgttgtgacgtaggcccgtgtcactctgggaatggaagaccatgttttattagactatgggttaaccgaccaaatacacaACCGCCTGATGgaccagtcactgaacgacctgactttaagtTTAACCTAcattggggtcatccattaattacatcacacgtttagggggtgggagggggtcaagaaaatgtgacatattgtgacatgagggaggggggagacacaaactttgtgacgtcactttaaattcatcagtaaccgaaaatttatttaaattattttattcgctgtacatttaaataacaagtttttaaaacgataatcgtttttattcgtataattttctttcttaagcagttttgggttataaaattactaatatttatatcgtcaaaaatattttgataaattattaataataacttacttaggtacttacttaattcgattaggcgatttcgtagaaaaaatgtgacgtcacactaggggggaggggtttgccaaatgtgaccaagtgtgacaaggagggggggaggggtcaaaaaacctagaaatacgtgtgacgtaattaatggatgaccccttatttgataatgtaatgttttcatataccctcaactggcctaagaagccatttgagggtagagtTTGTTTACCTACTCTTTTTAAGAGGTTTACAGACTATAGTGTAAAACTCATCTTTTCCTTacttaaactatttattttagaaaaatgtCACGATACTTACTCGATCTGTGTTACACTCACATGGCGATGGTAAACAGTAGGTTGcctgataaaaaaaacaaacaaaattaaatattaaatacagagttaacaaaattttaattgcaCTTGACTTGACTGTCACTGTAAAATTATATCTTAAATACGTAAtttaattcatcatcatcatcatcatcatatttatTCATCAACAATAAAAGATTGTGTTTGAAATGCacataaaatacaattacaataaaatacaataaaaaacttaCCGATATTATAAGCAAAGACCCCAATATCAATAGACACCGCATGTTGCCAGAGTCGTCTCCGAGCACAGACCACCCACGTCAGCTTTTTATACTTCACAAAAACTGTAATATATGCAAGGCAAATATTATTTCACATGAAACAACTttcttagggccgatacagacggagtGCAACctgactgcaatttgtatgcaACTACaaagtcggcgtgcagttcccatacaagtttcgGTCGGGTTGCAGTTTGTCTGTACAGGCCCTTAGTTTTTTCTTTATAAGGGTGATAATGAAAAGACGCATTCAATGacattctccatacaaatacgaATAATAATAAGTATTCTTTGTTTATCATTGCAATATCGTTGCCACCGACAAACAATAATTACATACTTTGTTATTTAGTTTAAAgtgaaaagaaaaataattgatTAATGATTGATAGCATAGAATAGTAGTTtttgttacaagggatcaaaatgatatatttccgtcaagggcgtacattgaatagtatgcaagaaagaaaaaatcgtgtcctagaacagaaaagtacaactgatccctcctagcagggaagaaaggTGCcattttgatccctcctagcggggaagaaaaaggcCTTTTTCGAATAAGTGATGTGAAAAATTGTTTTACTCATTGTTGTTGCAATCGTTCGATAATCActaaatgtttataaaaaacTCCTTGCTGGCTTTCACTCTGGCCTCCACCATGCCTCCACCTATGAACAGCTATGACAACCCGGATCTAGTAATAAGGATACTAGGGGAACGTCAAATTGTATCGTTTTCTTATCTTAGCTTAAAGTACCGACCTCTCTAACTCGTATCCCTAAAAAGTAAAATAGCtgtagtctgacaaaaaagagtagaaattaaaaagtggcaatactgtagtggcgtccctttcaaaccaatttatataagaaaacgggtcGACACTactattgccactttttaatttctactcctttttgtcagactgtagaACGTTGCGTCATCTTAAGTTCAAATTGTATCATTTTCTTATCTTAGCCTAAAGTAGCTTTATAACTCTTATCCCTAAAAAGTAAAATAGCTGTAAGAAAGATTTTTCTTAGCCCGTTacagtgtcccactgctgggaaaAGGCCCCTTGATCTCCACAATTCCCGTTGTTGAGCCTTTCCCGGCCAGTTACTGATGGTGACAGTAGAAGGGCAAATTGAAGGAACGCTGATGGAATATTACCAATTCCcagtggttgactggtagagaatgcctcaaggCGTTGAGTCCGCCATTTCTCTTTTGGGtaaatttgtgcaataaagtttaagacgAAATGTTTAAAATGCCGGTGTATTGTGCAATACAAGGGTGCTAATTAATTTCAGCATATAATAATCATTATTGTAACATTCAGTAAAGTAAGTCTTTAATAAAATtcgttttcacctcagcagctcgaacaagggtactttgactcttaaaaacagtgagcaaaatgcgattttgctcactgagtcattttgtctcactcagtgagcaaaatcgcattttgctcactgaatgagacacactcagtgagcaaaatgcgattttcactgagtgagacaaaatgacattcaagtgacctttatagtcaaatgtcatttgaacatgcggggtctaatacaagttcgatatacttgggttctattatctctgtccctctaggtatgttctcactgcttagagtgaaaaattttgtgtactacacgagatcaaagttatttacatctcgtgcgcttttgaatcccttactacgctcaagattctaaattagattcactcgctacgctcgtgaatctattatagaatcttttgcttgcacgggactcaaaataagcactcgaagaaatatcaaactttgatctcttgttgtacaaataactatttatgttGTGTTCGCCAGGGCTCAGAAACCGTTTTAATTTTCAAACCGTTTTCGTTTATTCACCCGGGAACTaaaaggatttcgtttccgtttgcggtaACAGTTTAATGCCAAATTCGTTTTTTTTGTGGAACCATAATATTAgccggttaaattgaaaatatcgaagcAAGATAGAACGTGTAAGTATTTCTATGTCTTTCACAAATGAAAACGAGTTTGTTTATCCGAGTCTCAAAATGCCGATAATAACCGTTATTAGTACTTATTAGGTATATCTATATCGCTCCTCTCGTACCATACAATTTCTCTTACCGGTATTCGGTAAGAGTGAGAACGTTTTTTTTAATCCGCGTTCAATCAATTACGTaggtgggcattttcacttaactgtgcacctttaacggccggttatcaatcgttacaaaactgacggtcaatgtcaaatcccatacattttgttagGAATGTAAAGGTTAGgtgttactgaaacacgacttaagtcgcgctttaaagtgcaagttaaaatgaaaatgcccaggtactagtaggtactttaataccggttccgagccctggttcGCCTTACGATTTGGTTGCGCAGCTCGCAGTAGCACTTCAAGGAAAGGAAAACTCATAGTTATTCTAGGTCAAGTTGTTCAAGTGCTCTTGAAAGTTACGCTAACCTGCTCTGCTTTCAATCGTAACTTATCTTATCAGCTGAAGAAAGGGAGCAAGTTTATATAATTACTTCAAGTCCTGTTTTAAGgacacgcaagcggtgtgccgtctctgaTAAGAATTGGTATATTACAAAgagcacgtgcacgtctacgcacacgcatccggtgtgcacTGGCGTTTAGGTTACCTATTAGAGAAAGAATTAAAACACAGTTTTTGTaacaattaatattataatatcctTAACCGTCTTATTTACATTAACATCAAATGCGCGAACAACACCTACTACATACAGTTACAATATATTATATAGCGTACAAcaggtacataaatatctgtCCAGTAGAAATAGCTACGTAGGTTATGAAGGTACTTATATAAAGCCTGTCACAGACTACACAGACCCCACATTATGAAGCGTTTACAAAAAGCATGAGGTCcccacacataaatatatgtgcaattttacttgtaaaatgcAGCACTACCGAGTGGCATTCTACACCATATGATCAAAACGCATGTTCATAACTATAAACTGTATCTTTAggtgtttaaataaaagtaaaccaacaatttgtaaattttcgggtagatataacatttattggttaaccgaacaaatacaaaaccgcctggatcagtcactgaacgacctgactttaacctacattattttggtcatgtaatgttttaatctaccctcaactagcttaaggaaccatttgagggtagattttgtttacttttatgtaaatacctaaagatacagaatataGAACAATTTTTACACCTCATGAGTACCTACAGGATTAAAACGTGGACGTTACTGAAATAAGCGGCCGCGCTCCTATACTAAATTAGTTCGGGAACGCCATGTGTGGTGACCGCAAGTCATTATATGCTCCACATTGCAGTTGGGGTGATCTGCGTAGTAGTTGAGTGCTTCAAAAGTGCTATTTTTCTAGACAATCATTCTAGACTTTCTAGAAACTAAGTGGAATATATGCACTTTTGGAAAGCAACTGGgtattttgagtttcagttcatTTTGATTCTTGCTGTTAATTCTATGGTGTCACATAAACAGTATACACAATTATATGTCGATCCGTATTATTTAGTtccatacaaattaaaaaataaagttttatggGACAAACGGGAAAACAATATGTTTTAAGAAAAAATATGTAAGACTAGGTACATGATCTGTAACACCGTAACACtgtatattgtaacatccccatactgtatcaatgcaaataaataatttctgatttctgaataTGACTTACTAACAACCCGCCCTGCCTTCACACGGGTAGAGAGAGAACCTCAACAaaatatacacctaaaccttcctcaacaatcactctattgataggtaaaaaccgcatgaaaattcgtttagtcgtttttgagtttatcgcgaacatacagacagacagacgtggcgggaagactttgttttataaataaagtGATGGAATGACACTCGAATTTCGCATAACAAAtgcaaaataaattttcaattCTAAGAAATCAGAATAAAATCTAagtttcaaaatgtataattaacaTATAGCTACATTTTTGACCTTGACTTAGATTGTGTAATACAATTAATCCTCTCAAAAATCCGATTTTTACTTGTTTTATACGATCCAGGTCACagataaaaatgtaatatttgttaCTGTAATAGCCATGTATTATAAACCTATTAACCTACATATAGAAAAACCAATATCTAGATCTGAGTGACTAATATTAGCCCTTATCTCAATGACATAAGGTATCAATTGCTCAATAGTTATAAGTATTTGTTTGACAACATAAGATAGTAAATATTGGAAAATTACTTCAACCAGAAGGTTGCAATTATTGCAGGCATTTGCCCTTTAGCTACATATTGCTCAAGACCTACTTAagttgattgattgattgatttatttattggtaaaattTGTTGTTTTACAAGTCAAGGttttgtacatatttacataatgagattaaaatactaatattataataagtgTGTGGTGGAAGAATTTTCGATAgctaaaattatgaaaatatgTTTTTCATTAGTTAAAGATTTAAAATAATGGTTTTATGTACGGTATTTCATACACAATAACAATTTTGCAGAACATGTAATGTCG
This genomic interval carries:
- the LOC134794530 gene encoding uncharacterized protein LOC134794530; the protein is MRCLLILGSLLIISATYCLPSPCECNTDRGSIIVTDKPPVIQSPTDKTPDGPRTEIISKVSRNSSQLKTKSNTKSKEKVKTKLRKDGSTVTIIVDKTKTKNKTKLLTDSYDQTNHTLIQGGIEEQDSLTKEQQQRLKEIKIAKNVTRHKIVTNPDGTIRSDTVKTKLSEKDKKFVKTKELESLVRTKKTVTTEAPGCITITLPPTKTTETPCITIPPTPPPKKTTTTEEPVCITVPPT